TGGGGAGGATCTACCTCGACAACTTCCGCCACGTGAAATCGTTCTGGATCATGGTGGGCCCCAAGATCGCGCAGATCTCCCTCCACTTCGGCGTGGACGACATCGACGGGACGGTGGTGGAGGAGAAGATCACCCACGCCGCCGGCGCCCAGGCGGGGCAGGAGATGACGGTCGCCGAGCTGGTCACCATGATCCGCCAGGCGGGGAAGATTCCGGTCGAGCGCGACACGCTGTACAACGTGGTCCGGGAGTGGCCGGAGACGGCGGCGTGACCTCCTCCCCGTTCTGGAGGGACGCCCTCGAAAAGGCGTCGGAAGGGCAGGCCACCGTCGAGGACGCGGCGCTCCTCCTCCGGGAGGCCCCGCTGTTCGATCTGGGCCGCTCCGCGGATCGGGTCCGCAGACATCTGCACCCGGATGACGTGGTCACCTACATCGTCGACCGGAACATCAACTACACGAACGTCTGCACGTGCCGATGCTCCTTCTGCGCCTTCTCCCGGGAAGAGGGCGCCCCCGACGCGTACGTCCTTTCCGATTCCGAGCTCGCGGGGAAGATCGAGGAGACCCTCGACGCGGGAGGGACGCAGATTCTCCTCCAGGGGGGACTGCACCCGGACTGGGGGCTTCCGGAGGCGGTCCGGCTGGCAAGGGCGGTGAAGAGATACCCCATCCGCCTCCACGGCTTCTCCCCGCCGGAACTGTGGCATTTCGCTATCCGGTCCGGGGTCTCGATCGCCGAGGTGATTTCCCGCCTGAAGGAGGCGGGGCTGGATTCGGTCCCCGGCGGCGGGGCGGAGATTCTGGACGACGAGGTGCGGGGAGTCATCAGCCCGAGGAAAATCGGCTGGCGGCAATGGGCCGCGGTGATGCGCGAGGCCCACCGGCAGGGGCTTTCCACCTCCGCCACGATGATG
This window of the Candidatus Deferrimicrobiaceae bacterium genome carries:
- the mqnC gene encoding cyclic dehypoxanthinyl futalosine synthase, with the translated sequence MTSSPFWRDALEKASEGQATVEDAALLLREAPLFDLGRSADRVRRHLHPDDVVTYIVDRNINYTNVCTCRCSFCAFSREEGAPDAYVLSDSELAGKIEETLDAGGTQILLQGGLHPDWGLPEAVRLARAVKRYPIRLHGFSPPELWHFAIRSGVSIAEVISRLKEAGLDSVPGGGAEILDDEVRGVISPRKIGWRQWAAVMREAHRQGLSTSATMMFGSVEAPEHIARHLVRVRELQEETGGFTSFIPWTFQSGNTLLSCDPRFGERQARGLGHAVGYLRVLAVSRLLLRNIRTVQVSWVTMGAKVAQLGLFFGGNDYGSTMMEENVVASAGVAFRMSEEEIVGTIRDAGFRPMRREEHRCST